The following are encoded in a window of Manihot esculenta cultivar AM560-2 chromosome 8, M.esculenta_v8, whole genome shotgun sequence genomic DNA:
- the LOC122724421 gene encoding serine/threonine-protein phosphatase 7 long form homolog, whose protein sequence is MEERRNRRDRRNYILPGPNDPSLLYAQADHRSEAIWQQSMDVGAIACRRTGTILHLEDIPDQIRPYLRRTGFYGVIRLGFFALDWHLISALVERWRPETHTFMFPEGEMTITLQDVGLITGLPVNGAAVTGRSRHHWPSLCEALLGVVPPNSAIRGCYLKMVWLAEEFGQLPDDYDEVVVQRFARAYLMRVIGSLFSDTSASRVNLMFLPLLADLEEAGNYSWGAACLAWLYRQLCKATNPEVMQMAGPLFILQIWAWDRITAVSPTLSVRVPHHDAPLGSRWSNARQITEVVTHVLVELRYQLDRLLPEQVIWEPYTDALIESLPEYCRQGRQIWRAVVPLVCFHIIEWHQPDRVMRQFGMQQHIPAEPQQSAALHDVDLRKSDTDWAEVHSHWIARWNTRERRIVTAPPATEPLHFHSEYMEWYRRVSRRWISVKGAAMGSGEDGVERMQAIATNPTTGSMTSICDLLQSVSLCMMEERRQTQFPAPQPAPPRPHITSDPDDPPIPQRSSRARGHARGRQREHAPASERDSDVHPVPPPIQYHQSQEEYGYAPGSSHVPPSSSQVPLLC, encoded by the exons ATGGAGGAAAGACGCAATCGCCGTGACCGTCGTAATTACATTTTACCGGGTCCCAACGATCCATCATTGCTATATGCCCAAGCCGATCATCGGTCTGAGGCTATATGGCAACAAAGTATGGATGTTGGGGCAATTGCTTGTAGAAGGACGGGAACAATTCTACATCTGGAAGACATTCCAGATCAAATAAGACCTTACCTGCGACGAACTGGATTTTATGGGGTTATACGGTTAGGTTTTTTTGCACTAGACTGGCATCTAATTAGTGCATTGGTTGAGCGGTGGCGACCAGAGACTCATACGTTTATGTTTCCCGAAGGGGAAATGACCATTACCCTTCAGGATGTAGGGCTAATAACCGGGTTGCCGGTCAATGGTGCAGCTGTTACTGGGCGATCACGCCACCATTGGCCATCATTGTGTGAGGCACTATTAGGTGTCGTTCCACCTAATAGTGCCATAAGGGGTTGTTATCTGAAGATGGTATGGCTAGCTGAGGAGTTCGGTCAGCTTCCAGATGACTACGACGAGGTAGTTGTGCAGAGGTTCGCACGCGCATACTTAATGAGGGTCATTGGATCTCTTTTCAGTGATACATCTGCTTCGCGTGTTAACCTGATGTTTTTACCTCTGCTAGCCGACCTGGAGGAAGCCGGCAATTATAGCTGGGGAGCTGCATGTCTGGCTTGGCTGTACAGACAGTTATGTAAGGCGACTAATCCAGAAGTTATGCAGATGGCCGGTCCATTATTCATATTGCAGATATGGGCATGGGACCGTATCACAGCTGTATCGCCTACACTGTCTGTACGAGTACCACATCACGATGCTCCACTAGGCAGCAG GTGGAGTAATGCGAGGCAGATAACAGAGGTTGTCACCCATGTACTCGTGGAGCTGCGTTACCAGCTTGATCGGTTATTACCTGAGCAG GTAATATGGGAGCCATACACCGATGCCCTTATTGAGTCGTTACCCGAATACTGCCGACAAGGACGACAAATTTGGAGAGCTGTAGTGCCACTGGTCTGCTTCCACATTATAGAGTGGCATCAGCCTGATCGGGTCATGCGACAGTTTGGTATGCAGCAGCACATTCCTGCTGAACCTCAACAGTCTGCTGCACTCCATGATGTCGATTTGCGTAAGAGCGACACAGATTGGGCTGAGGTGCATTCCCATTGGATTGCGCGCTGGAACACCCGAGAAAGACGAATAGTAACTGCCCCGCCAGCAACGGAACCACTCCATTTTCATTCGGAGTACATGGAGTGGTATCGTAGGGTGTCCAGACGCTGGATCTCGGTTAAAGGAGCGGCTATGGGATCGGGG GAGGATGGTGTAGAGCGTATGCAGGCTATTGCGACAAATCCGACTACGGGGAGCATGACGTCCATTTGCGACCTCCTTCAATCAGTTTCATTATGTATGATGGAGGAGAGGCGGCAAACACAATTCCCAGCTCCACAGCCAGCACCGCCTCGACCTCACATCACGTCTGATCCAGATGACCCACCCATTCCTCAGCGCTCATCCAGAGCACGTGGTCATGCTAGGGGCCGTCAACGGGAGCATGCTCCAGCATCAGAACGTGATAGCGACGTGCATCCAGTACCTCCCCCGATACAGTATCACCAGTCTCAAGAGGAATACGGATATGCTCCAGGTTCCTCGCACGTTCCACCCAGTTCTTCTCAGGTACCTTTGCTTTGTTGA
- the LOC110620541 gene encoding NAC domain-containing protein 69 isoform X2: protein MANPIPDAGALIRPKDKELVNLLAEIILTDYEDPRIPVININAHEPWELPRLSGVVNSNDREWYFLRPSQKRNRRTTAAGYWKTSGYGSRIKERGEEIGTKTILVYHTGRTPTGVRTRWVIHEYNATCLPDVLRSFILCKVMDKSDGGGNSPNYIEGETGSDSNLMTDNSAYQATVNGTPQQEVELPQFPDSLDDLNELISQSDWLVFYDIFGDNAY, encoded by the exons ATGGCAAACCCAATACCAGATGCTGGAGCATTGATTCGACCAAAAGACAAAGAATTGGTGAATCTTCTGGCAGAAATAATACTAACTGACTACGAGGACCCAAGGATCCCTGTAATAAATATCAACGCACACGAGCCTTGGGAGTTACCCA GGCTCTCAGGAGTGGTAAACTCAAATGATCGAGAATGGTATTTCCTTCGTCCTAGCCAAAAACGAAACAGGAGGACAACAGCCGCCGGATACTGGAAAACAAGCGGCTATGGGTCCCGGATTAAGGAAAGAGGGGAAGAGATTGGTACAAAAACTATCTTGGTTTACCATACTGGTCGTACTCCTACTGGAGTCCGGACCAGGTGGGTCATACACGAATATAATGCAACCTGTTTACCAGACGTCCTG CGCAGTTTTATTCTCTGCAAAGTTATGGATAAGTCAGATGGTGGAGGTAATTCGCCAAACTATATTGAAGGTGAAACTGGTTCTGATTCGAACCTGATGACAGATAATTCAGCTTATCAAGCTACCGTTAATGGAACTCCACAACAG GAAGTCGAGCTACCGCAGTTTCCGGACTCCTTGGACGACTTGAATGAGCTGATTTCCCAGTCAGACTGGCTTGTGTTTTATGATATATTTGGCGATAACGCCTACTAA
- the LOC122724420 gene encoding uncharacterized protein LOC122724420 gives MAIPAYANIHWDGNIINNCNGYDYEGGFSKIIPMGKRISFNQLVGKIARAIGLSDNNEFIETISFRKPTIVDGSLQFECMEIWGEDDLSNMFNYLYQIGGIPGIEIYVKILRSVDTTNKDDDIGPSGTAVESNDEPCEEQNIVDDYALSDSFAGPSINISDTVENENEYEDEDEDEEDDDSWMSTEDDEDDNCQEDIGSESRYYNTQFSNPIVPVVHPPPYAEIDFDLLRVDPYDKPEGRYFWDPSKEFSVGMIFSSRDAVAAAAKEYHLRHHHQFCYHDTRSKTYSIQCKDKDSGCAWRLRASKKEGDDVWKITRYSGPHTCTNPQLTKNHSQLDENFICSFIFALVEQQPDIKIAALQAEVRDKYGYEPSYKKTWKAKQKAIARLYGGWDESYNRLRRFMTALHHFNPETVYMIEDNPHWINERLNPMCRIFDRMFWAFKQSIEGFKHCRPVISIDGTFLYGKYTGCILCATALDGNNQLFPLAFAIVDKEDGDNWSWFLDCLRIFVTTREDLCVISDRHAGILKSMQKDWWQPPAGHHRYCIRHVLSNYNKTFKNAAIKEALRRAANENQKIKFYEAMTNIREVHPESYDWAIKINLDKWTRSHDGGQRYGVMTTNMAESLNVCPLL, from the exons ATGGCAATTCCTGCATATGCAAATATTCATTGGGAtggtaatattataaataattgcaATGGTTATGATTATGAAGGAGGTTTTTCAAAGATTATCCCAATGGGTAAACGGATAAGTTTTAATCAATTGGTTGGTAAAATAGCTCGTGCAATTGGATTATCCGATAATAATGAATTTATTGAGACTATTAGTTTTAGGAAGCCTACAATTGTGGATGGATCCTTACAATTTGAGTGTATGGAGATATGGGGTGAAGATGATTTATCAAATATGTTTAATTACTTGTACCAAATTGGTGGCATACCAGGTATAGAAATATATGTTAAGATACTTCGTAGTGTTGATACTACAAATAAGGATGATGATATTGGTCCATCTGGAACTGCTGTTGAATCAAATGATGAACCATGTGAAGAGCAAAATATTGTTGATGATTACGCTTTATCTGATAGTTTTGCAGGGCCGTCAATTAATATTTCTGATACAGTGGAGAATGAGAACGAGTACGAGGATGAGGACGAGGATGAGGAGGACGATGATTCATGGATGTCTACTGAGGATGATGAGGATGATAATTGTCAGGAGGATATTGGGAGTGAGTCTCGATATTACAACACACAATTTTCTAATCCCATTGTGCCTGTTGTTCATCCTCCCCCATACGCAGAAATAGACTTTGATTTGCTGAGGGTGGATCCTTATGATAAGCCAGAAGGTCGTTACTTTTGGGATCCATCTAAAGAGTTTTCAGTTGGGATGATATTTTCATCGAGAGACGCAGTGGCGGCGGCTGCAAAAGAATATCATCTAAGACATCATCATCAATTTTGTTATCATGACACAAGATCTAAGACGTATTCTATACAGTGTAAAGACAAAGACAGTGGATGTGCATGGAGGCTTCGAGCATCCAAGAAAGAAGGAGATGATGTATGGAAAATCACGAGATACAGTGGACCGCACACATGTACAAATCCTCAGTTGACAAAAAACCACAGCCAATTGGATGAGAATTTCATTTGTTCGTTCATATTTGCATTAGTTGAACAACAGCCGGATATAAAAATTGCTGCACTACAAGCTGAAGTGCGGGATAAATATGGGTATGAGCCTTCTTATAAGAAAACATGGAAAGCTAAGCAGAAGGCAATCGCAAGGCTTTATGGGGGTTGGGATGAATCATACAATCGTTTGCGTAGATTCATGACTGCTCTTCATCATTTCAATCCAGAAACAGTATACATGATTGAAGATAATCCACATTGGATTAATGAACGATTAAATCCGATGTGTCGTATATTTGATCGTATGTTTTGGGCTTTTAAGCAATCGATCGAGGGATTTAAACATTGCCGACCTGTTATCTCAATAGATGGCACATTCTTGTACGGAAAATACACCGGGTGTATACTGTGTGCAACCGCACTTGATGGAAATAATCAACTATTTCCATTAGCTTTTGCCATTGTTGATAAGGAGGACGGTGACAATTGGTCATGGTTTCTAGATTGCTTAAGGATATTTGTGACCACTCGAGAAGATTTGTGTGTAATTTCAGATCGCCATGCTGGAATTCTTAAGTCAATGCAGAAAGATTGGTGGCAACCTCCAGCTGGTCATCATCGTTACTGCATCAGACATGTCCTGAGCAATTATAATAAGACATTCAAAAATGCAGCAATAAAGGAAGCGTTGCGCAGGGCAG CAAATGAAAATcagaaaataaagttttatgaGGCAATGACCAACATTCGGGAGGTGCACCCAGAATCATACGATTGGGCGATTAagataaatttagataaatGGACGAGATCCCACGATGGTGGACAGAGGTATGGCGTTATGACAACGAACATGGCAGAATCACTCAATG tGTGTCCATTACTTTGA
- the LOC110620541 gene encoding NAC domain-containing protein 69 isoform X1 produces the protein MANPIPDAGALIRPKDKELVNLLAEIILTDYEDPRIPVININAHEPWELPSKSICLMHFFLISTILMIYYACAGLSGVVNSNDREWYFLRPSQKRNRRTTAAGYWKTSGYGSRIKERGEEIGTKTILVYHTGRTPTGVRTRWVIHEYNATCLPDVLRSFILCKVMDKSDGGGNSPNYIEGETGSDSNLMTDNSAYQATVNGTPQQEVELPQFPDSLDDLNELISQSDWLVFYDIFGDNAY, from the exons ATGGCAAACCCAATACCAGATGCTGGAGCATTGATTCGACCAAAAGACAAAGAATTGGTGAATCTTCTGGCAGAAATAATACTAACTGACTACGAGGACCCAAGGATCCCTGTAATAAATATCAACGCACACGAGCCTTGGGAGTTACCCAGTAAGTCTATCTGTCTAATGCATTTTTTCTTGATTTCCACTATTTTAATGATTTACTATGCTTGTGCAGGGCTCTCAGGAGTGGTAAACTCAAATGATCGAGAATGGTATTTCCTTCGTCCTAGCCAAAAACGAAACAGGAGGACAACAGCCGCCGGATACTGGAAAACAAGCGGCTATGGGTCCCGGATTAAGGAAAGAGGGGAAGAGATTGGTACAAAAACTATCTTGGTTTACCATACTGGTCGTACTCCTACTGGAGTCCGGACCAGGTGGGTCATACACGAATATAATGCAACCTGTTTACCAGACGTCCTG CGCAGTTTTATTCTCTGCAAAGTTATGGATAAGTCAGATGGTGGAGGTAATTCGCCAAACTATATTGAAGGTGAAACTGGTTCTGATTCGAACCTGATGACAGATAATTCAGCTTATCAAGCTACCGTTAATGGAACTCCACAACAG GAAGTCGAGCTACCGCAGTTTCCGGACTCCTTGGACGACTTGAATGAGCTGATTTCCCAGTCAGACTGGCTTGTGTTTTATGATATATTTGGCGATAACGCCTACTAA